The Cetobacterium somerae sequence TACCTAAAGGGATTAGTATGGCATCATTTAAGGCAGCTATGAATCTAGATGGAATCTGGTTAGCTTATGCAAACAGTATCTTTATAACAGTTGTAGGAACTGCTGTAAGTATGTTCTTTACAATAACTGGAGCTTATGTTTTATCAAAACCAGAGTTAAAATTTAGAAAAATTTTAACATTAATGGTTGTTGTGACAATGTGGTTTGATCCAGGAATGATCCCTAGATATCTGAACTTTAGAGACTTAGGTCTTATTAATAGTTATACATCTGTAATTGTAGGATTCGCAGTAAATACATTTAATGTAATAATTTTAAAGAGTTTCTTTGAAGCTGTGCCAAAATCACTAGAGGAATCAGCTAGAATAGATGGAGCTACTCAGTGGCAAATTATGACAAAAATATATCTACCTCTATCAACTTCAGCGTTAACAACAGTATCATTGTTTTATGCTATCTCAAGATGGAATGGATATTTCTGGACAATGGTTTTATTAACTGATGATTCTAAAGTACCATTACAAGTTTTCTTAAAGAAGTTAATAGTAGAGAAGAATATGGCTGGAGAAGCAGCACAAATTATTACACCAGAAAGTTTAACATCACCACAATCAATAATATATGCTGTAATAGTTTTATCAATAGTTCCAATAATGATTATATATCCGTTTATCCAGAAGTTCTTTAGAAAAGGAGTAACTTTAGGAGCAGTAAAAGAGTAGATAAAAAAGAAAATTAAAAATAAAAGTTCATAATATTTAGGAGGAGTTTTACTATGAGATTAGATACAAGATATGCAAATCACCCAGAGGATTCAAAACACTACACAACAGAGGAATTAAGAAAGCACTATTTAATGGAAACAGTTTTCGTTGCTGATGAAGTTAACTTAATGTATTCTCATGTGGATAGAGTTATAGCTGGAGGGGTTATGCCAGTTGAAACTGAAGTAAAATTAGAGGGATGTAAAGAGTTAGGATCTGAGTTTTTCTTAGAGAGAAGAGAGCTTGGACTTATAAATATAGGTGGATCAGGTAAAGTAGTTCTTGATGGAGTTGAATATAAAATGGCTTCAAAAGATGGACTATATGTTGGAATGGGAGTAAAAGAGATTACATTCATATCTGATTCTGCAGAAAATCCAGCAAAGTACTATGTTAACAGTGCTCCTGCCCATGTAGCTTACCCTACAGTAAAAATAGATATAGCTAATGCTAATGCAGTTCATTTAGGAGATTTAGAGAATTCAAACAAAAGAACTATATTTCAATATGTTCACCCTGCAGTTTGTAAATCATGTCAACTTTTAATGGGAATGACTGTATTAGACCCAAATAATATGTGGAACACTATGCCAACGCACACACATGAGAGAAGAATGGAAGTTTACTTCTATTTCAACATGGATGAAAATACAAGAGTATTTCATTTAATGGGACAACCTCATGAGACTCGTCACATTGTAATGGCTAATGAGCAAGCGGTAATATCGCCATCTTGGTCAATTCATTCAGGTGTAGGAACTAAAAATTACACATTTATTTGGGGAATGGCTGGAGAAAATCAAACATTTACTGATATGGACCATATAGCTATGGATCAGTTAAGATAATTGGGGAGGAAATATGTTAAACATGTTTAATTTAGAAGGTAAAGTTGCAATGGTAACTGGAGGAAACGTAGGAATAGGAAATGCACTAGCAATGGGACTTGCAAAAGCTGGAGCAGATCTATTTATCTTCACATATAATGATGATAATATGGAAAATGTTGTAAAAGAGGTTGAAGGATTAGGAAGAAAAATTGCTTATGCAACTGGAGATCTATCAAAAGAAGATGTAGCTATGGAAGCAGTTAGTAAATGTATAGAGGCTTTTGGAAGAATTGATATCCTAGTAAATAATGCTGGAACAATAAAAAGATCGCCAATTTTAGAGGGATCAAACAGTGATTGGCAACAAGTTATTGACTTAAATCTATCTTCAATATACTATTTAAGTAAGACTGCAGCATTTGAGATGAAAAAGCAAGGTGGAGGAAAGATAATAAACATAGCTTCAATGTTATCATTCCAAGGTGGAAAGTTTGTTCCATCATACACAGCAAGTAAGCATGGAGTAGCTGGTCTTACAAAAGCTTTTGCAAATGAATTAGCAATAGATAATATCCAAGTAAATGCAATAGCACCAGGATATATAGAAACAGCTAACACAGCACCGATTAGAGCTGACGAAAAAAGAAATGCAGAGATATTAGGAAGAATACCAGCAGGAAGATGGGGGCAAACTTCAGACCTTGTAGGAGGAGCGATATTCTTAGCATCAAAGGCAGCAGATTATGTAAATGGACATATTCTAGCTATAGATGGTGGATGGTTAGTTAGATAATAAATAAGGGGAGAAAGTTATAATGAAGAGAAAAATAGCAATGGGAGCGTTACTTTTATCAGCGCTTATGTTTAATGGATGCTCAAATGATAAAGACTCTAAAGATGCAGGAACAGCAAAAGGAAAAGATAAGAATCTTTCTGTGTTTCTAGTTTTCAATGGAATGCCTTTAAGTGATGAGTGGGAAGTTTATAAAAAAGCTGAAGAAGCAACAGGAGTAAAAATAAAATCATACGCATCTAAAAATAATACAGATTCTACACAAGCTTATAATCTTATGCTAGCTTCTAATGATTTCTCAGATATTATAGCTTACAGAGTTCCAGATTTAGAGAAGTTAGGTAGCGATGGTGGAATGATTCCTTTAAATGATTTAATAGATAAGCATGCACCAAATATAAAGAAGTTTATAGAGGAAAATCCAAGATATAAAAAAGATATGTATTCACTAGATGGAAAAATTTATGCAATTCCAACATATTATGATTTAGATAAACTTAGTGTATCATCTGGACTTTTTATAAGAACTGATTGGTTAAAAAAGTTTGGATTATCAGTTCCAAAAACACTGGAAGAAGCTGAAAATGCGTTGACAATATTTAAGGAGCAAGATGCTAATGGAAATGGAAGAAAAGATGAAGTTGGAATCTTTGTGCGTGGAAATATTCAAGCGGCATTAAATAACTTAACTGGAATTTTTGGTGCAAGACCATATAAAACATTTTATGTAGAAAATGATCAAGTAGCTTTTGCAACATTAGATCCTAATTTTAAAGAGGCAGTAAAATTATCAGCAGATTGGTATAAAAAAGGACTTGTAGATAAAGAGGTTTTCACTAGAGGTTGGGGAGCAAGAGATGCGGTATTACCAACGAATATAGGTGGAATGACTTTAGATTGGTTTGGAAGTACAGCTAGTTATAATAGCTTAGCAACGACACAAATACCAGGATTTGAATTTTATCCAATAGAACCACTTCAAATAAAAGATGGAATGAAAAGTGTTACAGTGGGAAGAAATACGACTCCAGAAATCGGTTGGGGAATATCAGCAGCTTCAAAGAACCCAGAGCAAGCTATTAAATTTATGGATTGGTGGTTCTCTGAAGAGGGAAGAAGAACTTGGAACTTTGGTATTGAAGGAAAGCATTATACAATGGTAGATGGGAAACCAGTATTTACAGATTATGTATTAAACAATCCTGATGGAAAAGGACCTTTAAAAGTTTTACAAGAGGTTGGAGCTCAAGTTTCAGGACCAGGAGTACAGCAAGATGCAGAATATGAATTCCAATATTCAAATGACATTGCAAAGCAAGGATTTGAAATGTATATGAGAAATGACAACACAACAATGCCACTGCCAATATTAAAATATAGTCCAAAAGATGTAAAAAAATTAGAAAAGATTATGGCACTAGTAAATCAAACAACAGAGGAATATATGCAAAAATGGATTTTAGGTGTTTCAGATGTAGATACTGATTGGGATACTTACATTAATAGAATTCAGCAAAATGGTATAAACGAAGCAGTAGAACTTGTGCAAAAAGGTTATGACCACTATAACAGTATTAAATAAAAACATAAAGAAACTAGGTAGATATACCTAGTTTTTTTATAGATATATCAAGGGGCGCAAAATGAAAAAAGTAATATTAGGAGTTATGATGTTAACGGGGATTTTATATGGTAGAGAGATTAAAGTATATCAATTTGAAAATGATATACCTAAAAATATAGTATCTAGTAAAAAAGAGTCAGTATCTATATCTAAAGAAAAATATAAAGATGGAGAGAATTCTTTAAAATGGAAGTTTAAAAAAAATGATTCTTTAAGTATTTTAGGAGATACAGGATATACAGTTTTTAAAAAAGGACAGCAAGAAAAAGCTAGAAGTAGCTATAGTATGTGGATATATAATAAGGAACCAATTGATGGAGAGATGTTAGTACAGTTTAAGAAAGATGGTGTAGTAAAATGTTGGTTTCCAATAAAAATGAATTTTAAAGGTTGGAGAACTATGTGGGTTCAGTATGATAGAGATATGAAAGGTGAACCTGTTGAAGGAATGGATGAAATAACTTTTGTAGCACCTAATGAAAGCGGAGAGATATTAATAGATCAAATTATACCATCAGTATTAATAGATCCAAGACACAATGCAAGAGATGAGCAGGTAGATTTTATTAATTTAGAGGCAGATACAGCTGCAAATGCTCACTGGATGGCACTATATAAAAATTATAATCAGATAGATAAAAAAAAATTACAAAAAGAATTAAATAAAGATGAAAAAATAGGAATTAAAAAAATTGAAAAAAGATATAGAGAAAAACTTCTAAAAAAAGTTAAAGTGACACCAGAAAAAATACAAAATAAAGAGGAAGAGTTTTCTAAATATAAAAAAATAAATTTAGAATTTATTCAAAGACTAGTAATTTATGAAGATTTGAAACCAGAAGAAAAAGATAAAATAAAGTATATTGCAACAAAGGAGTTTGGAGTATATTTAACAGAATTAGCATATATGTATAATTCAACAAATAATATTCAAGAAAAAGAGAGAATTGCTAAACTTTTCAATGAGAGTCTAGAATATATGTATGATCAAGGTTGGACAAAAGGAAGTTCTCAAGGAACTGTTCATCATCTAGGATACCAAATGAGAGAGATATATGAAGCCATATTTTTAATGAAAGAGCCACTGATTAAACTAGGAACGGTAAATAAAGCTAAAGATATGATAACTTGGTATAGTGGAATGGGGATGATATATACATCTAAAGATAAATTAAAAATAAACATAGATGTATTAAATACAATGCTCCCAGGGATGTTAGCAGCGATACTTTTAAATGAGGATGAATCAAAGGAAGCTAAAGAACTGTATCAATTTCAGAATTATTTAATAGGTTCTATAAAATATTCTCCAGGAGTTTTAGGAGGATTTAAATCCGATGGTACAGTTTTTCATCATATGCAAAATTATCCAGCTTATGCAAGAGGGGCATTCCAAGGGCTTGTACCAATAGTTTACTATCTACATAAAACACCCTATGGAATAAAAGGAAAAGAGTATGATATTGTAAAGAAAGCAGTTTTAACAACTAGATTGTATTCAAATAAATATAATTATTTATTATCTTTAACAGGAAGACATCCTCATGATAAATTAAAAATAGATGTAGAAAGTTTTAGACTAATGGCATTAAGTGGTGAGAATGGTGTAGATAAAGACTTAGCAGAAGCTTATATAAGATTAAGTAGCGATAAGAGAAAAATTGAAAAGTTAAAAGACATGGGATTTGAAAAAGAAACGGCTCCTCAAGGTTCGTGGACAATGAATATGGGGTCTTTACAACTTCATAGAAGAAAAGAGTGGCTAGCAGGAGTGAAAGGCTATAGTAGGTATTTAGTAGGAAATGAAACGTATATAAAAAATAACTTATATGGCAGATATATGAGTTATGGAGCATTTCAAATTTTAGAAGGTTCATTAAAAGAGAGTGGATATGTGCAAGAGGGATGGGACTGGAAGCATTTCCCAGGAACAACAGCTATAGATGTGCCTTTTGAAAAGCTAAAATCGAATATCTCACAAGTGGATACTAAAAGTGGAGTTGAGGAGATGTTACTTTCAGATGAAACATATTCTGGTGGAAACTCTTTAAACGATAATAGTATGTTTGCAATGAAACTTCATGAACATCCAAAATATAATGGAACTCATAGAGCTAGAAAATCAGTATTTGTTTTTAATAATAAAGCTATCTTGCTAGGAAGTGGAATTGAAAACAATGACAGTGAAAATGAAACTCATACAACTATTTTCCAAAATTACTTAGGAAAAAATATGAAAAAAGCCTATGTAAAAGATAAAGAAATGTTTATGGATTCTCAGAATAATTTATATAAGGTTGAATTAGGAAATACGGTATCAAAAAAAGGGAAACAAGAGTCTAGAGATCATTCAACTGGTAATAAAACAGAGAATAACTATGAATTAGCTTATATAAATCATGGGAAAGCACCTAAAAATGGGAAGTATCACTATAGCATTTTGATAAAAGGGACAAAAGAGGAACAAGAGGCCTTTAAAAAAAGTTCAAAATACCAGGTCTTAAATCAAGATAACAGTAGTCATATTGTAAAAGATTTAAAGAGTGATATGATAGGGTACGCACTATTTGAAAGTGGAAAAGTGCAAAATAATAGATTTATTGAATCTGTAGATACTCCATCAATGATTCTTCTTCAAGAAAAGGGCAAAGAGATACAAATGAGTTTTGTTGATCCAGACTTAAGATTATATGAGGGAAGAGATGAGGAGCAATATGATAAGAATGGGGTCATGATTGAAAGAAGTATCTACTCTAGACCTTGGATTGGAAATGAAGGAAAAGAGCATATAGCTTTAGTTATTCTAAAAGGAAAATACAATGTTGATAATAATCCAAAAGTAAAATCTGAAATAGATGGAGATTTTACAAAATTG is a genomic window containing:
- a CDS encoding carbohydrate ABC transporter permease, whose product is MSKIKRSKDEKIFDFINYSLLAIFGIMFIYPIIYVFSASVTKPYLLEIGEMYLLPKGISMASFKAAMNLDGIWLAYANSIFITVVGTAVSMFFTITGAYVLSKPELKFRKILTLMVVVTMWFDPGMIPRYLNFRDLGLINSYTSVIVGFAVNTFNVIILKSFFEAVPKSLEESARIDGATQWQIMTKIYLPLSTSALTTVSLFYAISRWNGYFWTMVLLTDDSKVPLQVFLKKLIVEKNMAGEAAQIITPESLTSPQSIIYAVIVLSIVPIMIIYPFIQKFFRKGVTLGAVKE
- the kduI gene encoding 5-dehydro-4-deoxy-D-glucuronate isomerase, with amino-acid sequence MRLDTRYANHPEDSKHYTTEELRKHYLMETVFVADEVNLMYSHVDRVIAGGVMPVETEVKLEGCKELGSEFFLERRELGLINIGGSGKVVLDGVEYKMASKDGLYVGMGVKEITFISDSAENPAKYYVNSAPAHVAYPTVKIDIANANAVHLGDLENSNKRTIFQYVHPAVCKSCQLLMGMTVLDPNNMWNTMPTHTHERRMEVYFYFNMDENTRVFHLMGQPHETRHIVMANEQAVISPSWSIHSGVGTKNYTFIWGMAGENQTFTDMDHIAMDQLR
- a CDS encoding extracellular solute-binding protein produces the protein MKRKIAMGALLLSALMFNGCSNDKDSKDAGTAKGKDKNLSVFLVFNGMPLSDEWEVYKKAEEATGVKIKSYASKNNTDSTQAYNLMLASNDFSDIIAYRVPDLEKLGSDGGMIPLNDLIDKHAPNIKKFIEENPRYKKDMYSLDGKIYAIPTYYDLDKLSVSSGLFIRTDWLKKFGLSVPKTLEEAENALTIFKEQDANGNGRKDEVGIFVRGNIQAALNNLTGIFGARPYKTFYVENDQVAFATLDPNFKEAVKLSADWYKKGLVDKEVFTRGWGARDAVLPTNIGGMTLDWFGSTASYNSLATTQIPGFEFYPIEPLQIKDGMKSVTVGRNTTPEIGWGISAASKNPEQAIKFMDWWFSEEGRRTWNFGIEGKHYTMVDGKPVFTDYVLNNPDGKGPLKVLQEVGAQVSGPGVQQDAEYEFQYSNDIAKQGFEMYMRNDNTTMPLPILKYSPKDVKKLEKIMALVNQTTEEYMQKWILGVSDVDTDWDTYINRIQQNGINEAVELVQKGYDHYNSIK
- a CDS encoding chondroitinase family polysaccharide lyase, whose translation is MKKVILGVMMLTGILYGREIKVYQFENDIPKNIVSSKKESVSISKEKYKDGENSLKWKFKKNDSLSILGDTGYTVFKKGQQEKARSSYSMWIYNKEPIDGEMLVQFKKDGVVKCWFPIKMNFKGWRTMWVQYDRDMKGEPVEGMDEITFVAPNESGEILIDQIIPSVLIDPRHNARDEQVDFINLEADTAANAHWMALYKNYNQIDKKKLQKELNKDEKIGIKKIEKRYREKLLKKVKVTPEKIQNKEEEFSKYKKINLEFIQRLVIYEDLKPEEKDKIKYIATKEFGVYLTELAYMYNSTNNIQEKERIAKLFNESLEYMYDQGWTKGSSQGTVHHLGYQMREIYEAIFLMKEPLIKLGTVNKAKDMITWYSGMGMIYTSKDKLKINIDVLNTMLPGMLAAILLNEDESKEAKELYQFQNYLIGSIKYSPGVLGGFKSDGTVFHHMQNYPAYARGAFQGLVPIVYYLHKTPYGIKGKEYDIVKKAVLTTRLYSNKYNYLLSLTGRHPHDKLKIDVESFRLMALSGENGVDKDLAEAYIRLSSDKRKIEKLKDMGFEKETAPQGSWTMNMGSLQLHRRKEWLAGVKGYSRYLVGNETYIKNNLYGRYMSYGAFQILEGSLKESGYVQEGWDWKHFPGTTAIDVPFEKLKSNISQVDTKSGVEEMLLSDETYSGGNSLNDNSMFAMKLHEHPKYNGTHRARKSVFVFNNKAILLGSGIENNDSENETHTTIFQNYLGKNMKKAYVKDKEMFMDSQNNLYKVELGNTVSKKGKQESRDHSTGNKTENNYELAYINHGKAPKNGKYHYSILIKGTKEEQEAFKKSSKYQVLNQDNSSHIVKDLKSDMIGYALFESGKVQNNRFIESVDTPSMILLQEKGKEIQMSFVDPDLRLYEGRDEEQYDKNGVMIERSIYSRPWIGNEGKEHIALVILKGKYNVDNNPKVKSEIDGDFTKLSITSKNGEPVKIILKDIS
- the kduD gene encoding 2-dehydro-3-deoxy-D-gluconate 5-dehydrogenase KduD — its product is MLNMFNLEGKVAMVTGGNVGIGNALAMGLAKAGADLFIFTYNDDNMENVVKEVEGLGRKIAYATGDLSKEDVAMEAVSKCIEAFGRIDILVNNAGTIKRSPILEGSNSDWQQVIDLNLSSIYYLSKTAAFEMKKQGGGKIINIASMLSFQGGKFVPSYTASKHGVAGLTKAFANELAIDNIQVNAIAPGYIETANTAPIRADEKRNAEILGRIPAGRWGQTSDLVGGAIFLASKAADYVNGHILAIDGGWLVR